Genomic window (Lynx canadensis isolate LIC74 chromosome A1, mLynCan4.pri.v2, whole genome shotgun sequence):
CATTACACTTGTAAGAAGGAACGAAATATTTACATCCTCTTTTgatgaaaaaagaatgatcttTAGTATCTTGAGCAAGCCACCTTCAAACTAGTTTCcataaaaattaaaggcaaaagtAATATCAGGTTTATGTCCAAAAGCATCAAAaagccacaaaaacaaaaataaagaatacatatttttcaattatccataaaacataaatgaacattGATAATTAGgccaaagaaaaaatatcaatttcaaaaggtagaaatattttattttctgattacagtgcaataaagctagaaattaatgaccaaatcagaaaaaaaaattcctttattttgaagatttaaaaattgtcctaaaaaaattttttttaatgtttattaaattttgagagacagagcatgagtgggaagagagagaggaaaacacagaatccgaagcaggctccaggctttgagctgttagcagacagcctgacacagggctcaaacccacaaaccacgagatcatgacctgagccagagtcagatgcttaattgactaagccacccaggcaccctgatttaaAGACTATCCTAAATGATGGTTTGAGTCAAAGGGGAAATACCAACAGAAGTTGGATCTTAAGAGGGAGAATGAAGGCATAAGGGCAATTGCTAGCCTCTGGAATATCATTTTGTTtccagtttatttactttgaaagagagagcaggagcagcagaggcagagagagagggagagagagagagaatcccaagcaggttctgcactgtcagcacagagcctgatgcagggctcaaactcacgaaccatgagatcatgacctgagccgaaaccaggaatTGGacacaacctactgagctacccaggtgccccctgtatGATATCATTGTATGAATTAGAAAAGGTGCTCcttctgggtgttgtatggaaaccaatttgacgataaatttcatatattgaaaaaaaaaaaaagaaaaggtgctcCTTCTtcaagtagaaaagaaagaccaaCACTGCTGCATCTGTGGATGGTCATGAGGCAGTGTCTCAGAGCCCAACTGACTAGAGATGTGCATGAGGCTCGGGGAAATTAAAGTCAGAGTGAGTTGGtagctatgaaagaaaaaaacataaatttctttcctctaataaaataaaacccacctACAAGAGCATGAATTTTCCCTTAAGACTGGATGCAAACTTCTATTTAGTGAAGTGCTTGCTAGAAAGATTTTGAAGGCGAAGAGAAAGTCTCACATAAGGAATGTTTCTTTTGAATTTAATATTCTCAAGGTTCTGATTCCTaggaacaaaaagacaagaatgcACCAGGTTTAATCCATTTCAGTTACTTTTCTATAGCCCACTACAGGATCTAGTAGTTTCAGATGCTTTAgataaattatgttatttttagcAAGTTCTTGTGAAAAGTAATGATCAAAGTTTTATATCACCTGTAAATGAATCAGGAACAAGTGTGTAAGTCTGTCTTAAAGGATGCCTATTTTTGAAGCTAAGAAAAGTCCCAGTTTGTAATTATGTTAAGGAACCATTCAGATATTCTCTTTTTACTGCAgtggatgtttttcttttcttttctttcctttttttttttttttttttttttttttgagagagagggagcatgccagtgagcaaggggcagaggaagagagagacaggggaggtggggggacagggagcAGGGCTCATTTGATGCAGGGCTGTgtttacctgaagcagggctcttgctcacctgatgcagggcttgtgctcaccgCAAGCACGGCTCAAGCTTACCTGAAGGGGGGGCTCAAGCTCACTCATCGTGAGACCAGAACTCACaaaaacatgagatcatggcctgagccgatgtcagatgcttaacaactgagacACCAGGGTACCCTGGAATATTTTTGAATGCAGCAATTCCATTTCTCGATTTCTCTAAACTCACGAAGACATGCAGCACTTTTTGGGTTCTATTTTGTACGGACAGCTTTGTTTTATGGTAGTATCTCTCCTAGGAGCAATAAGGTTCCAAGGTGCTATGAAAGTCCATGGAGAAGTTTTCACACCATGCACttaggtggtaaaaaaaaaaaaacaacaacaaaaaaacaaacaaacaaacaaaaaaccatgctGCAGTTGAGTTTGGGTTATAGGTAGTAGAGATGAGGTTGGGAGGTCATAGAATACAGTTAGAATGAGTTGAATAAAAACCTAGAAAAGTAGGGAATTTTGGAAAGGACTGGCATAAAGTTCTTTCTGGGATGAGGAGTAGGTGTAACTCAAGATAGATTTTGATTCATGAGTCATTGGGTATGGGGGTTAAGAAGTTTCTATTgtgacaaaaagaaacagaagctggAGATAGGCCACAATAGTGCAGTGACAGAATAAAGACCTGGTTGCTAGGGTCAGGGAATGAACACCAGAAGCCTGGAGAAGGGGAGATGGACCCTAGCTCCTGGTCCCCTtactcaccctccctctcccctagGTCATCTGAGATGTCACCTTCCACTTAAACATCATCTCCCTGGTTTGAGACCTTAGCTCTGGTCTCTGGACTTCTGGTTGGTTTTGTATTCCCTACCCATTTGCACAGAGGACCACCACCTTCCCTTCCTGGAATTTCTAAGGTTTTCTGCTTGCCACGTGCTGTAATCACCAGCCCTACTAACTCACCTGAGATGGAAGTGTCCGCCCTCTCCAAAACTCTTAAACCTACTCCTGATCTCAATCAAGAGTCCTTGGATCCTCGGATTATCATTGCCTTATTCGAAATTGGATCCCTTCCCCCTGTCTCCTGGGGTTCTCTCCCTTCCCTAAATAGTAGTGGTCATCAAGTAACTGAACAACAGACTGCACAAAAGTTTGAAAatctcttaaaagaaattaaagacatcatTAAAAGTGTCACAAGTTGTGGAGAGAAGATCACAGAAACAAAAGATTCTTTTGAGGAAATCAGTATTTCTGAGGATGTGtcagaacttaaagaaaaaatcagaGAACTTGACAAGATAAATAAAGTGTTATTGAAAAACTTCCTTGGTAGTTCAGACCTAGAGAAAGAACAGAATGTAAAGAAACAGGAGATGGTATTGGAAAACCAGAATTCCAAGGACATGGTACAAACTTTTGGAAAGGATTTGGTAAGTCATTCAGAAGAAAACAGACCCCTTAATGAAACTCAATTAAGCAAGGAAAAAGCAAATTACAGACACCATCATATTCAAGAAGAAAACATCAAACTTAGGAGCAACATGGAGCAGTTACTACAGGAAGCTGAACACTGGAATGTGCAACATACTGAGCTTAGT
Coding sequences:
- the SPZ1 gene encoding spermatogenic leucine zipper protein 1, encoding MEVSALSKTLKPTPDLNQESLDPRIIIALFEIGSLPPVSWGSLPSLNSSGHQVTEQQTAQKFENLLKEIKDIIKSVTSCGEKITETKDSFEEISISEDVSELKEKIRELDKINKVLLKNFLGSSDLEKEQNVKKQEMVLENQNSKDMVQTFGKDLVSHSEENRPLNETQLSKEKANYRHHHIQEENIKLRSNMEQLLQEAEHWNVQHTELSELIRSYQKSQKDIQETLENNGVRFQTQPNNEVSAKHELEEQVKKLEHDTYSLHLIAALLENECQILQQRIELLKELYHQKEGTWRESPIQINCEQDKKKQKLSETEYKEKMQGRDGISQKKHKVYKSLDACSKKALNNLFNTHIARRDLVGKKRPSSSLT